The Brassica napus cultivar Da-Ae chromosome C1, Da-Ae, whole genome shotgun sequence DNA segment AGGCGCCTTCTTTAACATCCTTCTTTTTGATATCAACAATGCCTGAATACTTCTCCACCACATTCCCCAAGCCTCTGGAGATATGGTCAATGGAAAACATATGTAACACACCGTCGGAGGCTCCAACTACAACTTGAGTTGAATTCCTAAGCATTGTTGTGCACATCCCTCTGCTTCCCTCGAGATGATACGTTAGCCTTGACCTAAACGAGATGTCCTTTTCCAGCTTTCTAGAGTCCCACACCTTTACTGTTGAATCATCTGATGCGCTAACGAAAAAGCTATGATCGCTTGAAGTGGCAATGTCGTTGACCGCAGAGCGGTGCTCCTGTAGATGAGCAACTAATACTCCACGAGGCTTCCAACCTGAATCAGGAACCGATGTCCTCGACGAAGATGGTTCTCCTACGAGATCCGATATTGAAGACGCGTCTTCTGAAGTCACAGAAGCGCTTTTCAAGGAGGTGGATACACCGAGGTCTTGAAACTTGCTGATGACTGAGGACATTTGCTCGTTTTCTCTGCTTTCTGGCTCATGTACCACTCTGTAAAACTGTTTAGGATTGGTGCCAACATGGAATGATCCAGAAACTAGCTTAGGCACTGGAACCGAACTAGCCAAGTTAAACGACTTGCTCATGGAATCCATCCATGGTACTGACAACGAACTCATGCCCAGAGAATTCATCTGCAATGAAGACTCAGAAGCCACAGGAGGATTCGTGGCTGCTCGTTTGTCCATGTTAAACGAATAGAGAGGTATCCCCTCTGGTTCAGTTACGTTATTCATACCAGACATGTATGGTGCCATAAGCCCAGAGAACTGTAACTTCTCCTGATTCAAGTGATCACGGAGCTCAACTGTGTTAGAAGCATTGAGTCTTGGGTTTCTCGGGATTCTCAGTTTAGCATCTTTCTCTGCATACTTTCCTTGAACTTCTTGCTGCTGTAATGCGTTCATAATCGGTTTTTTCCCTTCCACGCTTTTCTTCTGTTCGGCCCCGTGTTCTAACAAGTTCAAGGTCCCAGACTGAGGTGAAGTACTGTACCATATCTTCCGCTGTTTGTCAGCGATTTCTGGTTTCCTGGCAGTTTCCAAGATACGGTAAACGGCTTCCCTTGTGACTGGGGGCTTTAGGCATGAAAACAAACCTTCCTCAGAAGCAATTGATGCGGGAAGTCTACTGAGAAAGGGACGTATCACTGGGGCGATAAAGGCAAAAGAGTCGACAGCACCTAAGAATTCACTACAGGCAGCGATGAAAGTGACGACTGCCTTCCTTACCCATTGAGATGGATAGTACAGCAAAGGATAAACGCACTCTATCATTTGGAGAAGAGCTCTCTTCCGCAAGAAGCTACTCTTGCACAGTATGGATAAGCAATCCAGTGCATTGACAATGACAGCCTCCGTCTGATCACTTAAAGCTTGATCAATATAAGGCAAGAGGTACTCCTCCACACTTCTCTGACCGACAAAGAAGCATACGTAAACAATTTTCTCGAAGAATACAGATCTTAGCTGTTCATCTCTGTCGTTAAGAAAGGCAGGGAGGATGGGCAGTAGAAAGTAGTTACTCTGCCTCTGACCAAAGAAAAAGCAAAGCTCCCCTATGTCATGAAGGAGTGCTCTTCTAACATTCGGTGTCTGTTTTGGACCCATAACAAGCTCTTGAACAACTTCGGCAATAGTTTTCCTAAGCTGTGAAAGCTGTGCTTCGCCATTTGCCTTTTGGAGCTCACTAGCAGATGTACTGGAGATCTGCGGCGAAGTTGATTCATTAAGAACCCCTACGTTGCTCAGTTGGAAAGAATGTATCAAGAATCCATAAGCAGTAAGAGCAAGTTTCGCAATATTGCTGGCATAACATATCCTCACACTCTCTTCTGGATCATCAGGAAGCATGGAGAGCATCGGAAATATATACTCAGGAAAAATCTTCGCATCACTGGGAGGAAAATCTCGGACAAGCGGCAGAATGTCACATAGAGTTTCCATGGCAGCACACCGCACGATTGCTGTTGTATCAGAAAGCAGGGAAACAACATACGGAAGTACACGCTGTAAGCGATCTTCATCATCAATATACAAAGAGCAAGACCTCAACAGAAGTATGGCTTCCCTCCTCAAATGAGGCAACTTGATATTGCGGATACAGGAGCAGAGCATAGACGCAATCAGAACCATCCCCTCGCATCTCATGTTAACCTCTACAGGTAGAAAAGGAGTTCCGTAAGTGTCGGAACGGCTATCATAGAGAGACAACAGTGTACCCAAATCGTCCATTGTTATCTTTTTCAAGAAAGGATGGCGATTTTTCTTGAGTGCATCAGAAATAGAGTAAAGGGTCTCGTCCTTAGAGTTTACAGTATCCCTTATCAAGTCCTTCGACGTGTTCAGTTTCTGATTTGCAAAAGTTTCTTGTACCTTGCTTGCGTTCACTGGATGTGAAGGTATAGGAGAATCAACACCCATCTCATCACCTGGCTTATTTTCCATCATCTTCTTAAGTATTTCTTGAAATATGCCCTGGCAAGTTGCTACCTGATAAAAATGAAGCAAAATGATATGAAGTAAGTTGATGCAGAGTgtagagttttttttaacagaAAACGGTGGTGGTTACCCTCATATCTGAAGGAAGTGGATTCCAACAACAGTACAAAGTGTGCAGAAATGGTGAGAAGTAGTTTGGGAAAATAACTCCCACATAATTTTGCAGGTAGTTTTCAGCTGATAGGCGTGCTTCGGGTTCTAACTGAATCATATGAAGAATCATCTTGCGAAttccaggatcaggaatctgaatccaataaaaagagaaagaacaCAAAAAATGGGTAGAAATAGAGGTAGAacaatcagcaaaaaaaaaaatccaactcAGAAACACTGAAGTCTCAAGTCCCAAGTACCACTAAGAAGGAAGGTGAAAAGAATGTTGTTTAAACATCAAAGGAATCAACGTGAGAGGTCgcttgaaagaaagaaaaaatggagaGGGAAAGAGATTGATACCTACAAAGAGAATATGAAAAAGGAATATGCAGTAGGAAAAATACCTTTTCAAGGTGTTGGCTAGGATCATGTTGTCCTCTGCGATAAGCGAGAAGCTGAGCAAGTTCAAATAGTGGCTGACCCTCAAGAAAAAGCTCTGCTATCACGCACCTGAAATATTGATATGAAACTATTACGATATGTTATCAACTTAAATATACAACGTGCTAATGTTTCAAGGTAAGAACAGTTTGTTCCATCATGAAAAAGTATGTGTGCTTGACCTATAGGAGCCTCTTTATCTTGATATGCTAATAAAAGGAATGAACAGATAGAGTGATGTAAAACAAGAGGGTAAATAATCTCACCCCACAGAAAATATATCCATGGATGGCTTTAATGGAGCATTTTGTGCAACTTTGGTCTCACCTCCATGCTCATAGAATCtctgaaattaataaaaaaaaaaaaattgtttaatcaTGGAGAAACATAGAAACATGACCAACAAGAGAGGGCGGTTTGTTGTTGATGGCTTTGTAACCACTTATTAGTAGTTATATAGAAAAAACTCAACTGAAGTGTACCATGGACAACGGgcttattaaaagagaaataagTAAAGCATAATAATTTTCTAAGCAGAGGTGAAATAGAACGATACGACAAATAAAAggaataaattttgataatggTTCTATAGTACCTCTGGAGCCAGATAACAAAGCCTTCGTTCCCTTGTATCATAAAAGAAGGAAAAGTCTGAAGGATCATCATAAGGAATGTATGTGGGTTTGAAAGACGCAAAGTCAGCAAGGTAAAGCCAGTTCCAGGAAGTGACCAAAACATTCTCGCACTTGATATCACCTAAAACACAGTTCAAATTCACACACATCACAAATTTACTTCACAATCATGAGGCTCATATACTCTCAAGACTATCAAACCTTACCATGACATATACCCTTCTCATGGCACTGCTTCACAGCAAGAAGCAACtgcagaaacaaaacaaaaaaagcatACTTCAGTAAACAGAATGCTTCAAAAAGGAGAGCCTCAAATAGAGTGATGCAAGACAGAGAATAAGACCTGAAACGCCAACCATTTCTTCTCCACAAGACTGAGGAAAGGCCGAGTACTCAACCGATCATGCAGGTTACTGAAAAAGTATTGCCTCACCAAATAAGCCGCTTTATCAGTCTCTTGCCAAAACTGCAAACAAACAAATTAAGAAAGCAACAATCAACCACCAACTAAACCCACCTAACATAACAGTCAGTGCCGGTTCTGGGCATAACCAAGTAAAACATTCGCCTAATAGCCCCAAATTACATAGACATAAACCcccaaatttattaaaataaattatttttattaaaactttcacTAAATCGCCCTGATCACAGCATCTCAAAACTGCAAAACCTATCTTCAATAAAAGCCAAACAATTTGAAACTAAGTAAACCAATAGCTCAATCTCATCAATAGCCTCTCGTATCATCAAAGCTATCAccttttttgaaaactaaaacGAACCCAAGACAAGAGACATCGCCACGAACCTGAAAAGGCCAGACGTGAGGATGCTCCAGAGACAAAAACACATCCTTTATCTTCACAAGACGCCTCTCGTACTCCCTGAGATCGATCGAGTCGCCGCGCTTGAAATAGACCTTGACGAGGACCAACCCTTCGTCGTGCTTACAGAGGATCGACTTGAAGAATCTCCCGCGACCTAGAACCTCCTTGAGGACGAGATTGTAAGAGGAAGGCAAGTCGTGGAGGTAGTACTCCGTCGCCGAGACTTGTGTCGTTCGAGCGATTTTGTTCCCCATCGAAAGACTTTCTTTGAAATCAAATTCTTCTTCCTTTGATTGGGTTTAACATTCAATTGGAATCTGTTGGTTCCggcgggagagagagagagagagagaatcggtCTCTCCGGTGTCGGAGGAAAGGAGTCGGAAGAAGTGATTTTACGTTTTAATTGCTTCTCaaggattcttttttttttataagatgaGTTGAGTTTTGTCACTTCGACACGTTTCCTTTCTTAATTAGTTGTGGattaaactttatattataaatttttaattttatgaatttggtcagattttcacttttgatttttttttaattagtaattgCCAAaagaagtattttttttggatttctaCTGAATGAGGAAAAAATCTTATGATTTTCTATATTCTAACtagggcaaataaaccgaactcGAAAAttcgaaccgaatccgatccgataaaaatgaatccgaaccgatccgaacctgAAATAAATatcgaatggatcttgttttttgGTGTATTGGATTATGGGtgttatccgaaccgaactcgGACCTAAATGGAAATCCGATAGAACCTGAAacattaaaatcacaaaaagaacttttaccaaatatgatcttaattcttaatatatatCCAACATACTTTAAgatataactagattttgatccgcgcttagaaagcgcgagtttgtttgtttttcatttattaatcgaAACTAATTTACAAATTACCATTAGTTTTGTTTCGAACTataacaattgagtttttaggtttttatcatttatttttcttttcttcaaaatatagtatttgttcgaaatatggtagttgttctataataatgtttgagttttaagaTTGTTTTCATATCTGACCTAGATTCATGATTGAACCTATAAACCTGATACATTGTATATAATCCGGTtcggatttaatgaaaaattcgtTAATTAAAATTCTGATATAACCTGATAAAAAcccaaaaactcactattaacTTGCGATCTGATACCATTGATCCGGTTACAAAATATCTGCTAGcactttttttcaaaaattgattaaattactcatatattttttaatattacataaattagcGATTCCTtagaaattgataaaaaaaattgattaaattactcatatattttttaatacgaAGATTATCTCCCTTGAGATTcaactattttaaaatcaaatattgagtttttatatgaaaaatatttagggTCTATTCGTTTCTACATCTGGATGAGCCATCTGGATGGAGATGAGAGTTTTGTTCGTTTAGGCACTAAAAGTGCAACTCATCCGGATGACTTTTGgaaatttaggcttaattttaaagttcattcagctgaaccaatttggaCCATTTGGATGGAGATGGTTCATTAAATATGGTATAATGTCCATTATGCCCCtatgtaattcacaaattacaaactTAAACATAAATATCATTTTGTCACACACGAAAACtcacaaaaccacaaaaacacattttcccgcaaaaacctaAAAACGAAATTTTCACGCCAAACCCCTAAAAACGAATTTCCGgacaaaattgcaaaaacgtgttttccaaccaaaattgcaaaaacgtgtttttttttcgcaaaaatcgcaaaaacgtgttttcatgccaaaatcccaaaaacgcattttcacgccaaaacccaaaacgcatttttccgccaaaacacaaaaacatgttttcccgccaacaccacaaaacgtattttcccgccaaaaccaaaaattgtcGTTTTCCTGCCccgaaaaattttgttttcccgccaaaaccgaaaaatttcgttttcccaccaaaacggAAAAGTTtcgtgttttctcgccaaaactgaaaatctcgtttttccaccaaaaccgcaaaacgcgttttcccacaaaaatcacaaaacgtgttttctctccaaaaccgaaaattgtattttccagccaaaaccgaaaaatctcgttttcccgccaaaaccgaaaaatctcattttcccgccaaaacaaaaaaatctcatttttccgccaaaaccgaaaacgcgttttcccgccaaaacccaaaacgtgttttcccgccaaaacccaaaacgtgttttcccgcttaaaccaaaaaatctctttttcccgccaaaaccacaaaaatgtgtttttccgccaaaaccgcaaaaaatgtgttttcccgccaaaacatattttcctgccaaaagggcaaaaaaattttttttcgccaaaactaaacattgtattttcccgccacaATCGAAAAATCTTGTTTCTCGTTAAAATCGAAAAACCTCGTTTTCGTGTCAAAACCGGAAAATCTCATTTTCGGCGAAAACCGAAGTTACATTCGGTTTTTTATGAATActctttttaatttgaaactctaaagttttttttattcaaatacatgtttatcaatttttttgtttattagcaGTTATTATTGtactaaaattttaacatatgattaaatcaacacaaaggtattttggtaatttgtttactaaactcatttggatggaaatgaaaataaagaaacaaacataagatctatttagatgattcatctagatgagctATCTAGATGGACAAACAAATaatcacaaaaatctgaatggatcatctggatagatcatacaaatgaatcatctggatagatcatacaaatgaatcatctGGATGGAGATGAAAGATGCTGAAACGAACAGCCCCTTAGTCATTCATATGCAAAATAGATGTGTGTTAATTTACTTTGGATCCCTATCCATTTTCTACtttgtcaaaaacaaaaaaagattaaGCATGTCGTAACTTGTACGTGAAAAGAGATGCATCCTTGCAAGAACAAAACAGAATGTTGGAATGTTCATATATTCTTAAATCTTAACATAAATTGAATCATCATGTCAATTCACTAAACACTTATAATtgttgtttcatttttaaaaggaATTAATATACTGTAACGTATAAAAACACAATCAAATTATGAAATTGAAAGCCAACATGCTGTATCCAAGAATAAAACAGCATGTTGGACGCAAAAAGGAACACAAACTCGTACCATCTCTAAGAGCCATCAAACAGAAGTAGTTAAACAACAAAAGCTTTCATATGTTTCGACAGGAAAGGTAAGCATATCGACACACTCGACCTTACCCCACACCTCACGTCCATTGCATCTTGATTCTAAACAAATCTTTGCATACCAAATCTTGTTTCTTATGCAAAGATCGGGATATGAATGCCACATCACTATAAGCTTCCCACCCTAGTTAGCCATTTCAAAATCATTCCCAGTTTTTAAATGCTCACGCAATTTATCCAAGCCCTTGATCTCTCTCCACTCTCTACCTTCAATCTCAGAGGTCGACCACATAAAGTACCCCGAGTCAGTGCAACAGTATATTACATTCTCCATCTCATCACACCAACACTCAACGGAGTCGGGAATGAAGCTTGTATTCTCTCTTACAAGTTTCCACGTACCATCTTTCGGATCATAAGTGTAGTCCTTTTCATCTGCCGCCAAGTAAATTTTTCCTTCGTACACATTAACTAGAGCACGATAGTCATCGACTAACTCTTCGTCCACATCAAAGCCAGGACCAGGAAAAGCTGTCCAGGACTGAGTCCTTATGTCAAATACCTCAACCCAGTTGGTAGAGTAGGCGTCAATATTATCGCAACCTCCCATTACATATATTTTCTCATCAAGTAAAGCTGTAGCCGCATCCGCCCTAGCCACG contains these protein-coding regions:
- the LOC106385944 gene encoding serine/threonine-protein kinase VPS15-like; translated protein: MGNKIARTTQVSATEYYLHDLPSSYNLVLKEVLGRGRFFKSILCKHDEGLVLVKVYFKRGDSIDLREYERRLVKIKDVFLSLEHPHVWPFQFWQETDKAAYLVRQYFFSNLHDRLSTRPFLSLVEKKWLAFQLLLAVKQCHEKGICHGDIKCENVLVTSWNWLYLADFASFKPTYIPYDDPSDFSFFYDTRERRLCYLAPERFYEHGGETKVAQNAPLKPSMDIFSVGCVIAELFLEGQPLFELAQLLAYRRGQHDPSQHLEKIPDPGIRKMILHMIQLEPEARLSAENYLQNYVGVIFPNYFSPFLHTLYCCWNPLPSDMRVATCQGIFQEILKKMMENKPGDEMGVDSPIPSHPVNASKVQETFANQKLNTSKDLIRDTVNSKDETLYSISDALKKNRHPFLKKITMDDLGTLLSLYDSRSDTYGTPFLPVEVNMRCEGMVLIASMLCSCIRNIKLPHLRREAILLLRSCSLYIDDEDRLQRVLPYVVSLLSDTTAIVRCAAMETLCDILPLVRDFPPSDAKIFPEYIFPMLSMLPDDPEESVRICYASNIAKLALTAYGFLIHSFQLSNVGVLNESTSPQISSTSASELQKANGEAQLSQLRKTIAEVVQELVMGPKQTPNVRRALLHDIGELCFFFGQRQSNYFLLPILPAFLNDRDEQLRSVFFEKIVYVCFFVGQRSVEEYLLPYIDQALSDQTEAVIVNALDCLSILCKSSFLRKRALLQMIECVYPLLYYPSQWVRKAVVTFIAACSEFLGAVDSFAFIAPVIRPFLSRLPASIASEEGLFSCLKPPVTREAVYRILETARKPEIADKQRKIWYSTSPQSGTLNLLEHGAEQKKSVEGKKPIMNALQQQEVQGKYAEKDAKLRIPRNPRLNASNTVELRDHLNQEKLQFSGLMAPYMSGMNNVTEPEGIPLYSFNMDKRAATNPPVASESSLQMNSLGMSSLSVPWMDSMSKSFNLASSVPVPKLVSGSFHVGTNPKQFYRVVHEPESRENEQMSSVISKFQDLGVSTSLKSASVTSEDASSISDLVGEPSSSRTSVPDSGWKPRGVLVAHLQEHRSAVNDIATSSDHSFFVSASDDSTVKVWDSRKLEKDISFRSRLTYHLEGSRGMCTTMLRNSTQVVVGASDGVLHMFSIDHISRGLGNVVEKYSGIVDIKKKDVKEGALLSLLNYTSDSLSGPMVMYSTQNCGIHLWDTRSDIDAWTLKANPEEGYVSSLVTSPCGNWFVSGSSRGVLTLWDLRFRVPVNSWQYPIICPIEKMCLCFLPPSASLSSTMRPFIYVAAGFNEVSLWNADGGICQQVWRVANYENETNVSEFQWKLPSSKANPKANIRKNMSSKYRIEELNEPPPRLPGIRSLLPLPGGDLLTGGTDLKIRRWDYSSPERSYCICGPSLKGVVNDDFYELKTNSGVQFVQETMRRPLATKLTAKAVLAAAATDTAGCHRDSVQSLASVKLNQRLLISSSRDGAIKVWK